The Halichoerus grypus chromosome 15, mHalGry1.hap1.1, whole genome shotgun sequence genome includes a window with the following:
- the LOC118518561 gene encoding LOW QUALITY PROTEIN: vomeronasal type-1 receptor 2-like (The sequence of the model RefSeq protein was modified relative to this genomic sequence to represent the inferred CDS: inserted 1 base in 1 codon), producing MALMDAGFAVIFLFQIVVGALGNFLLFCRYTSSPDLRGYRSKSTDLILRHLTLTNSLVILSRRIPETMAAFELRYFLNDFGCKVVFFVHXVSRGVSIGTTCLLSVFQAINISPWNSRWAALNGKAPKYIGPSNILCWIMNIMLNITVPVYMTDKRNNKNTSETMDFGYCTSALRDKDTDLLYMVLVSSHDVLCLGLITWASGFMVSTLYKHKQRVQHIYGTKVSPRSSPEIRAARSILLLVTPFVSFYTLFSIIYMYFSIFRKTSWWLINTSALINACFPTACPFVLLSQDHCVSRLFSVCTGRNTQFPHLIRKI from the exons ATGGCCTTAATGGATGCGGGATTTGCTGTGATCTTCCTATTCCAGATAGTTGTTGGAGCTCTGGGGAACTTCTTGCTCTTCTGTCGTTATACTTCATCTCCTGACTTAAGGGGATACAGGTCAAAGTCCACAGATTTGATTCTCAGGCACTTGACTTTAACCAACTCCTTGGTCATTCTCTCGAGAAGAATCCCGGAGACCATGGCAGCTTTTGAGTTGAGATATTTTCTCAATGACTTTGGTTGCaaagttgttttctttgttc aAGTGTCCAGGGGTGTGTCCATTGGCACCACGTGCCTCCTGAGTGTTTTTCAGGCCATTAATATCAGCCCCTGGAACTCCAGGTGGGCAGCGCTTAATGGGAAAGCTCCCAAATACATTGGCCCCTCAAATATCCTCTGCTGGATCATGAACATAATGCTAAATATTACGGTTCCTGTGTATATGACTGACAAACGGAACAACAAAAACACTTCAGAAACTATGGACTTCGGATACTGTACTTCTGCACTTCGTGACAAAGACACAGACTTACTGTATATGGTATTGGTATCCTCCCATGATGTTTTGTGCTTGGGACTCATAACCTGGGCCAGTGGGTTCATGGTTTCCACCTTGTACAAGCATAAGCAGCGGGTCCAACACATTTATGGGACCAAAGTGTCCCCCAGATCCTCCCCCGAGATTAGAGCCGCCCGAAGCATCCTTCTGCTGGTGACCCCCTTTGTGTCTTTTTACACCCTCTTCTCCAtcatttacatgtatttttctatttttcgcAAGACCAGTTGGTGGCTGATAAACACCTCTGCCCTAATCAATGCATGTTTTCCAACTGCCTGCCCCTTTGTTCTCTTGAGTCAGGACCACTGTGTATCCAGACTCTTCTCTGTGTGCACAGGAAGAAATACACAGTTCCCTCATctcatcagaaaaatataa